One stretch of Chitinophaga pendula DNA includes these proteins:
- a CDS encoding amidohydrolase family protein: MYFRLTGLCLLATLSVSAQRTILHCGTLIDAVSKVPRKNMSVIVTGNTITAVQSGYTAAQPGDKVINLQQQTVTPGWMDMHVHLESETNKQAYAEKFTLNPADYAFQGAVFAERTLMAGFTTVRDLGGSGVNISLRNAINKGMMKGPRVFTAGKAIATTGGHADPTNGYRRDLMGDPGPEAGVANGPDECRKAVRQAYKNGSDLIKITATGGVLSVAKDGSSPQFTDEELEAIISTAKDYNMRVAAHAHGAEGIKRAIKAGVNSIEHGSYMDDEGIALAKKRGTWYVPTLTAGRSVADSAKIPSYYPEIVRPKAEAIGPKIQGTFAKAYKAGVKIAFGTDAGVYMHGRNWLEFTYMVEGGMPAMEAIRAATIYAADLLGMKDKLGSIEPGKLADIVAVEGNPLDNIQNMGKVSFVMKDGVVYKGAGAGEPGPSQSKGFAPTDKKFVHVVNFYLKPGLSAADIKKFEDGVTSLSKIPEIAIFNLGKPASTNRPVIDRSYSYCELTVFNNKADHDIYQEHPIHKQFIKECQHLWEKVVIFDSETINY, from the coding sequence ATGTATTTTCGATTAACAGGTTTGTGCCTGCTGGCGACGCTGAGTGTCAGTGCGCAGCGAACTATCCTCCATTGTGGAACGCTTATAGATGCGGTATCCAAGGTTCCCCGCAAAAATATGTCGGTGATCGTTACCGGTAATACGATAACGGCGGTACAGTCCGGATATACGGCTGCGCAGCCTGGTGATAAGGTGATCAACCTGCAGCAGCAGACGGTGACGCCCGGCTGGATGGATATGCATGTGCACCTGGAGAGTGAGACAAATAAGCAGGCGTATGCGGAGAAGTTTACATTGAATCCTGCGGATTATGCTTTTCAGGGAGCTGTATTTGCGGAGCGTACGTTGATGGCGGGTTTTACGACGGTGCGGGATCTGGGAGGCAGTGGTGTGAATATTTCTTTACGGAATGCTATTAACAAGGGGATGATGAAGGGGCCGCGGGTATTTACGGCAGGTAAGGCGATTGCTACGACGGGAGGTCATGCGGATCCTACGAACGGTTATCGCCGGGACCTGATGGGAGATCCGGGGCCGGAAGCGGGGGTAGCGAATGGGCCGGATGAGTGTCGTAAGGCGGTACGGCAGGCGTATAAGAATGGATCGGACCTGATCAAGATCACTGCTACGGGCGGGGTATTGAGTGTAGCGAAGGACGGCAGCAGTCCACAGTTCACCGATGAGGAGCTGGAGGCGATCATCAGCACTGCCAAAGATTACAATATGCGGGTAGCGGCGCATGCGCACGGTGCAGAAGGGATTAAAAGGGCAATCAAGGCAGGTGTGAACTCTATAGAGCATGGCTCTTATATGGATGATGAGGGCATTGCGCTGGCTAAGAAGAGAGGTACCTGGTATGTGCCGACCTTAACGGCAGGTAGATCGGTTGCTGATTCTGCGAAGATCCCTTCCTATTATCCGGAGATCGTACGTCCGAAAGCGGAAGCGATCGGTCCTAAGATACAAGGTACCTTTGCCAAGGCATACAAGGCGGGGGTAAAGATCGCCTTCGGTACGGATGCCGGGGTATATATGCATGGCCGTAACTGGCTGGAGTTCACCTATATGGTGGAGGGCGGTATGCCGGCTATGGAGGCTATCCGTGCAGCCACTATCTATGCGGCGGACCTGTTGGGGATGAAAGATAAACTCGGTAGCATAGAGCCTGGTAAGCTCGCCGATATAGTCGCGGTGGAAGGTAATCCGCTGGACAACATTCAGAACATGGGAAAAGTAAGTTTTGTTATGAAAGACGGAGTCGTATACAAAGGCGCCGGTGCTGGAGAGCCCGGTCCTTCTCAAAGTAAAGGTTTTGCACCTACGGACAAGAAATTCGTGCATGTCGTGAATTTCTATTTGAAGCCCGGCTTATCTGCGGCTGACATCAAAAAATTCGAAGACGGGGTGACCTCGTTGAGTAAGATCCCGGAGATCGCCATTTTCAATCTGGGTAAACCCGCTTCGACGAATCGCCCGGTAATTGACCGGAGCTACAGTTATTGCGAGCTGACGGTGTTTAATAACAAGGCGGATCATGATATCTACCAGGAGCATCCGATCCACAAGCAATTTATCAAGGAGTGCCAGCATCTGTGGGAGAAGGTGGTGATATTTGATTCTGAGACCATCAATTATTAA
- a CDS encoding YciI family protein — protein MYLILLQYIRPIAAIEHYMDAHKAFLEKYYKSGQFILSGRKKLKTGGLILCKASSRREVEQIIADDPLDKFQLALYEIIEFEPNSYINALEPYIS, from the coding sequence ATGTACCTGATACTCTTACAATACATACGCCCGATAGCCGCCATTGAGCACTATATGGATGCCCACAAGGCATTCCTGGAAAAATACTATAAGAGCGGTCAGTTTATCCTCTCCGGTCGTAAAAAGCTCAAAACAGGCGGACTCATTCTTTGCAAAGCCTCCAGCCGACGCGAAGTAGAACAGATCATCGCTGATGATCCACTGGATAAATTCCAGCTGGCACTCTATGAGATCATCGAATTCGAACCTAACTCGTATATCAACGCACTCGAACCTTACATCTCGTAG
- a CDS encoding SusC/RagA family TonB-linked outer membrane protein → MNMHIFYRAKAVITCCCTLLLLTAQVWAQQKKITGKVTDEKTGTPLPGVTVVVKGTNKGTATDPTGNYAITAAASDNLVFSFVGFTPKEVPVGNAAALNVTLSENVGNLNEVVVTGYGSQAKKDITGAVATVDVKKLLSTPATNIGQALQGRVAGVTIGTDASPGGSVMVRIRGYGTINDNSPLYIIDGVPTKGNLNTLNLGDIESTQVLKDASAASIYGSRAGNGVVIITTVKGKLGKPKLSYDFYYGTQRPAKFLDLLNTQQYASLLWESRINAGNVAANGYPKHAQFGNGAQPVIPDYIFPDGAMEGDPRVNPANYSADIDGPDFRKTKWLITKANKAGTNWMDEIFDPAPIQNHQIKVSGAGENARYAMSLNYFNQKGILIYTGYKRYSVRANTEFNVSKRIRAGENFQIAYGERIGQPAGNQNEGNPISFAYRMQPIIPVYDIMGNFAGTKGGDLDNAKNPVAALYRNRDNLAKELRLFGNAYLEADILKNLTARTSIGIDYFWTNARNYTIRDIESSESVGANSLSITTGYGNTWTWSNTLNYKLELADKHRIGILLGTEAISSMFDPLTTGRTRFFNDDKDNQYIDAGNASTSTNSGVWTDWRLASEFGKINYAYNDRYLIDFTLRRDRSSRFSKEYNVAYFPAVSAGWRISDEAFMKPITAINDLKLRVGWGKTGNQEIGNYTPYSTYGTNPATSFYDLNGSRTSALQGYELMQFGNVRAKWETTTSTNIGLDAALLKGKLIFNLDVYHRRTSDMLFPVEIQYTQGIATNPFRNIAEMTNRGIELGLSYAGEAMKGDFTYDVNVNFSRYKNVVDKTDGNADTRYFGFTTRLPAMTVTQAGQPISSYFGYVIDGIFQSDDEAAKHAVQFGGGANNKAGQFKFRDINGDGKINASDRTIIGNPHPDFTYGINIDLHYKQFGLTLFGQGVQGNTLFNYVRYWTDFPTFGGNRSVRMLEDSWRPGKTDAKLPQLRSNDVISSNPSTYYLENGSYFRMKNVMVSYELPQSLLKRFAISQFKIYVQAQNLFTVTKYTGLDPEINLRNYDPNNDRHMGVDEGAYPVAKVFLVGANISF, encoded by the coding sequence ATGAACATGCACATTTTTTACCGCGCTAAAGCCGTCATCACCTGTTGCTGCACCTTGCTGCTACTCACCGCTCAGGTGTGGGCCCAGCAAAAAAAGATCACCGGTAAGGTCACCGATGAAAAAACAGGCACACCACTACCCGGCGTAACCGTGGTCGTAAAAGGTACCAACAAAGGTACCGCCACCGACCCCACAGGCAACTACGCCATCACCGCCGCCGCTTCCGACAACCTGGTATTCTCCTTCGTAGGATTCACCCCCAAAGAAGTACCCGTAGGCAATGCCGCCGCCCTCAACGTCACCCTCAGCGAAAACGTCGGTAACCTGAATGAAGTAGTCGTAACCGGCTACGGCAGCCAGGCTAAAAAAGATATCACCGGCGCCGTCGCCACCGTCGATGTCAAAAAACTTCTGTCCACCCCCGCCACCAATATCGGACAAGCACTACAAGGCAGGGTCGCCGGTGTAACCATCGGCACCGACGCCAGCCCAGGCGGCAGTGTCATGGTACGTATCCGGGGCTATGGTACCATCAACGACAACTCACCGCTATATATCATCGATGGCGTCCCCACCAAAGGAAACCTTAATACCCTCAACCTCGGCGATATCGAATCCACCCAGGTCCTCAAAGATGCTTCCGCCGCCTCCATCTATGGTTCCCGTGCAGGCAACGGCGTAGTCATCATCACCACCGTCAAAGGCAAACTGGGCAAACCCAAATTAAGCTATGATTTCTACTACGGCACCCAACGCCCGGCCAAATTCCTCGACCTGCTCAATACACAACAATATGCCAGCCTCCTCTGGGAATCCCGCATCAACGCCGGCAACGTCGCCGCCAACGGATATCCCAAACATGCACAGTTCGGCAATGGCGCACAACCCGTTATTCCCGACTATATCTTCCCCGATGGCGCCATGGAAGGAGATCCCCGCGTCAACCCGGCCAACTATTCCGCAGATATCGATGGCCCCGACTTCCGAAAAACCAAATGGCTCATCACCAAAGCCAACAAAGCAGGGACCAACTGGATGGACGAGATCTTCGACCCCGCCCCCATCCAAAACCACCAGATCAAAGTATCCGGCGCCGGCGAAAACGCCCGCTATGCTATGTCACTTAACTATTTCAATCAAAAAGGGATACTGATATATACCGGCTATAAACGCTACTCCGTTCGCGCCAATACCGAATTCAATGTCTCCAAACGCATCAGAGCAGGCGAAAATTTCCAGATAGCCTATGGCGAACGCATCGGACAGCCCGCCGGCAACCAGAACGAAGGAAATCCCATCTCCTTCGCCTATCGCATGCAACCCATCATACCCGTATACGATATCATGGGCAACTTCGCAGGCACCAAAGGGGGCGACCTCGATAACGCCAAAAATCCCGTCGCCGCCCTCTACCGCAACCGCGACAACCTGGCCAAAGAACTACGCCTCTTCGGCAACGCATACTTAGAAGCCGATATCCTCAAAAACCTCACCGCCAGAACCAGCATAGGCATCGACTACTTCTGGACCAACGCCCGCAACTACACCATCCGCGATATCGAATCCTCCGAATCTGTAGGCGCCAACAGCCTCTCCATCACCACCGGCTATGGCAACACCTGGACATGGTCCAACACCCTCAATTATAAACTGGAACTGGCCGACAAACACCGCATCGGCATCCTCCTGGGTACAGAAGCCATCAGCAGCATGTTCGACCCCCTCACCACCGGACGTACCCGCTTCTTCAACGACGATAAAGACAACCAATATATCGATGCCGGTAATGCCAGCACCTCCACCAACAGCGGCGTATGGACCGACTGGCGGCTGGCCTCCGAATTCGGAAAGATAAACTACGCCTACAACGACAGATACCTCATCGACTTCACCCTCCGTCGCGACCGCTCCTCCCGCTTCTCTAAAGAATACAATGTGGCCTACTTCCCGGCCGTCAGCGCAGGATGGCGTATCTCAGACGAAGCCTTCATGAAACCCATCACCGCCATCAACGATCTCAAACTACGCGTCGGATGGGGTAAAACCGGCAACCAGGAGATAGGTAACTATACCCCGTATAGCACCTACGGCACCAATCCCGCCACCTCCTTCTACGACCTCAATGGCTCCCGCACCTCCGCCCTCCAGGGATACGAACTGATGCAGTTCGGCAACGTCCGGGCCAAATGGGAAACCACCACCTCCACCAACATCGGCCTCGACGCCGCCCTCCTCAAAGGGAAACTCATCTTCAACCTCGATGTATATCATCGTCGCACCTCCGATATGCTGTTCCCCGTAGAAATACAATACACACAGGGTATCGCCACCAACCCTTTCCGTAATATCGCCGAAATGACCAACCGGGGTATAGAACTGGGCCTCAGCTATGCCGGCGAAGCCATGAAAGGCGACTTCACCTACGATGTCAACGTCAACTTCAGCCGCTATAAAAACGTAGTCGACAAAACCGATGGCAACGCAGATACCCGCTACTTCGGCTTCACCACCCGCCTGCCCGCAATGACCGTCACACAAGCCGGACAACCCATCTCCTCCTACTTCGGATACGTAATAGATGGTATCTTCCAGTCCGACGATGAAGCAGCCAAACATGCCGTGCAATTCGGCGGCGGCGCCAACAACAAAGCAGGCCAGTTCAAATTCCGTGATATCAATGGCGATGGTAAGATCAACGCCAGCGACCGCACCATCATCGGCAACCCCCACCCCGATTTCACCTACGGTATCAACATCGACCTGCATTATAAACAGTTCGGCCTCACCCTCTTCGGTCAGGGCGTGCAGGGCAATACCCTCTTCAACTACGTAAGATACTGGACCGACTTCCCCACCTTCGGTGGCAATCGCAGCGTACGTATGCTCGAAGACTCCTGGAGACCGGGTAAAACAGATGCCAAACTACCACAACTCCGCTCCAACGACGTGATCAGCAGCAACCCCTCCACCTACTACCTGGAGAACGGTTCCTACTTCCGGATGAAAAATGTCATGGTCTCCTACGAACTGCCGCAAAGCCTCCTGAAAAGGTTCGCTATCAGCCAGTTCAAAATATACGTACAGGCACAAAACCTCTTCACCGTCACCAAATATACCGGCCTCGATCCGGAGATCAACTTACGCAACTACGACCCTAACAACGACCGCCACATGGGCGTCGACGAAGGTGCCTACCCGGTTGCCAAAGTATTCCTCGTAGGTGCAAACATCAGTTTCTGA